One Salvia splendens isolate huo1 chromosome 12, SspV2, whole genome shotgun sequence genomic window carries:
- the LOC121757211 gene encoding uncharacterized protein LOC121757211, whose translation MASAAKEDPKKKPQPQLVKLNHAFKLAEQWVNNMTKTSSMDKPPSAELEGRPMRLGIGATVPKESKFIRSSNPVEKKLLAKLHNNKIKGAMRDEASAPPAETGKADEDSEEEESESKTRAFSKKRPPSSISHLHARKKHR comes from the exons ATGGCAAGTGCTGCAAAAGAGGATCCGAAGAAGAAGCCGCAGCCGCAGCTGGTGAAGCTGAATCATGCTTTCAAATTG GCGGAGCAATGGGTTAATAACATGACTAAAACCTCGTCGATGGATAAACCACCTTCGGCAGAATTGGAAGGCCGTCCCATGAG ACTTGGAATTGGTGCAACTGTTCCTAAAGAATCCAAATTTATTCGTTCGAGTAATCCTGTTGAAAAAAAGTTGCTTGCCAAGCTGCAtaacaacaaaataaaaggtGCCATGAGAGATGAAGCTTCAGCCCCGCCTGCAGAAACTGGAAAGGCTGATGAGGACAGTGAAGAAGAAGAGTCGGAAAGCAAAACCCGAGCTTTCTCCAAGAAGAGACCTCCGAGCTCAATTTCACATCTACATGCCAGAAAGAAACATAGGTGA